The following are from one region of the Sorghum bicolor cultivar BTx623 chromosome 2, Sorghum_bicolor_NCBIv3, whole genome shotgun sequence genome:
- the LOC8063636 gene encoding probable glycosyltransferase At5g03795 produces MRATTSAAAPCLPWLRSHGRASSAAAYTAVAACLLALVTFLVVAAFWDPRTQASTWFLSSSSSSSASSLTTAGGVGGEHLLATASSYYSDGGGGGGRNSTGKEVHEEVRGQGGDDDGFLSLVNSSSGGYGAPPPHQISVTRQPPASAPAPAALAPAASPVTGNSDEVIRATPQVQRSSDIKLERLELGLAKARSAIMEAIRNKDKRSPLPDKDYVPMGPIYRNAHAFHRSYLEMEKQLKVYVYEEGEPPVFHDGPCRSIYSTEGRFIHAMETATRLRTSDPSQAHVFFLPFSVVKMVKTIYEPGSHDMAPLKRTVADYLRVISDKYPFWNRSAGADHFMLSCHDWGPYVSSANAELFGNSIRVLCNANTSEGFDLAKDVSLPEINLRSDAVERQVGGPSASRRPFLAFFAGGNHGPVRPALLAHWGPGSGREDDPDVRVSEYLPTRGGRAGASAAAYTDMMRRSRFCLCPGGYEVASPRLAEAVYLECVPVVVDDGEYALPFADVLNWDAFAVRVRVADVPRIKEILSAVSPRQYIRMQRRVRMVRRHFMVHGGPPRRYDAFHMILHSVWLRRLNVRIDAHAQG; encoded by the exons ATGCGCGCCACCACCTCCGCCGCGGCTCCTTGCTTGCCGTGGTTGCGTAGCCACGGCAGGGCCTCGTCGGCGGCCGCCTACACCGCCGTGGCCGCCTGCCTACTCGCGCTTGTGACCTTCTTGGTGGTGGCTGCCTTCTGGGACCCCAGGACACAAGCTTCCACCTGGttcctgtcgtcgtcgtcgtcgtcgtctgccTCGTCCTTGACGACTGCCGGTGGAGTTGGCGGTGAGCACCTCCTGGCCACCGCCAGTTCGTACTactccgacggcggcggcggcggcggcaggaacAGCACTGGCAAGGAGGTGCACGAGGAGGTCCGCGGTCAGGGTGGTGATGACGATGGCTTCCTCTCCTTGGTCAACTCCAGCTCCGGCGGCTATGGAGCGCCGCCGCCTCATCAGATCTCCGTCACGCGGCAACCACCCGCATCGGCACCGGCGCCCGCCGCACTGGCTCCGGCGGCGTCTCCAGTGACG GGGAACTCAGATGAGGTGATCCGAGCCACGCCGCAAGTTCAGAGGAGCAGCGACATCAAATTGGAGCGATTAGAATTAGGTCTCGCGAAAGCTCGGTCGGCGATAATGGAAGCCATCCGAAACAAGGACAAGAGATCTCCCTTGCCTGACAAGGATTACGTGCCAATGGGGCCAATCTACAGAAATGCCCATGCATTTCACAG GAGCTACCTGGAAATGGAGAAGCAGCTGAAGGTGTACGTGTACGAGGAAGGCGAGCCGCCGGTGTTCCACGACGGTCCCTGCCGGAGCATCTACTCGACGGAGGGCAGGTTCATCCACGCCATGGAGACGGCGACCCGGCTGCGGACCAGTGACCCGAGCCAAGCCCACGTCTTCTTCCTCCCCTTCAGCGTCGTCAAGATGGTGAAGACCATCTACGAGCCGGGATCCCACGACATGGCCCCGCTGAAGCGCACCGTCGCCGACTACCTCCGCGTGatctccgacaagtaccccttCTGGAACCGCAGCGCCGGCGCCGACCACTTCATGCTCTCCTGCCATGACTGGGGCCCGTACGTGTCGTCGGCGAACGCGGAGCTGTTCGGCAACTCCATCCGGGTGCTGTGCAACGCCAACACGTCGGAAGGGTTCGACCTGGCCAAGGACGTGTCGCTGCCGGAGATCAACCTGCGGAGCGACGCCGTGGAGAGGCAGGTAGGTGGCCCGTCGGCGTCGCGGCGCCCGTTCCTGGCCTTCTTCGCCGGCGGCAACCACGGTCCCGTCCGCCCCGCGCTGCTCGCGCACTGGGGACCCGGGAGCGGGCGAGAAGACGACCCGGACGTGCGGGTGAGCGAGTACCTGCCCACCCGCGGCGGCCGCGCCggcgcgtcggcggcggcgtacACGGACATGATGCGGCGGAGCAGGTTCTGCCTGTGCCCCGGCGGGTACGAGGTGGCGTCGCCGCGGCTGGCGGAGGCGGTGTACCTGGAGTGCGTCCCCGTCGTGGTGGACGACGGCGAGTACGCGCTGCCGTTCGCGGACGTGCTCAACTGGGACGCCTTCGCGGTGAGGGTGCGCGTCGCCGACGTCCCGAGGATCAAGGAGATCCTGTCGGCGGTGTCGCCGCGGCAGTACATCCGGATGCAGAGGCGGGTGAGGATGGTGCGCCGGCACTTCATGGTGCACGGCGGACCGCCGCGCCGGTACGACGCGTTCCACATGATCCTCCACTCCGTCTGGCTCCGGAGGCTCAACGTCCGGATCGATGCTCATGCACAAGGCTGA